A single Elephas maximus indicus isolate mEleMax1 chromosome 2, mEleMax1 primary haplotype, whole genome shotgun sequence DNA region contains:
- the MIEF2 gene encoding mitochondrial dynamics protein MID49 isoform X2, producing the protein MAEFSQKRGKRQDDAVLGSAVDFLLANARLVLGVGAAAALGIATLAVKRLIDKATSPRDEEDETKGNTTCLEDGWKELSLLKAMPRPQPQPPPAALSQPVSTPALSPTVPEGPGDSGSRTPPQHSSPAPLCLTFQEKLLAFEREHVVIPAVDVAVAQQLACDVSLELQAFLRSKFLELPFGALEPGGPLFDGLQASGTDPVRLLVPLRLEPELWGLVPGADTVAQDARCWAVRRTQLEFRPRGSSPWDRFLVGGYLCAQLLLELLHKALATSVNWPAISSLLGCLVQPSVTSEELLLEVRQEHLELTIAVLPAVVGTVANDHVLLAWPLEGLAGNLWLQDFYQAEAARLRALDDRDAGTRQRLLRLLCSICCRHPVLGRLGRGHLTQVVLRLGEEEEDWAETALGSRFLQALEELIGSLEQASLLCHFNPSVNLFGDLCEEEINSIGYALYSGLQAPEWLLWGGVASPGPDAGALCTPPSQGFREYFSLAFS; encoded by the exons ATGGCGGAGTTCTCTCAGAAGCGAGGGAAGCGACAAGATGATGCTGTGCTGGGCAGTGCCGTGGACTTCCTGCTGGCCAATGCCCGCCTGGTGTTGGGCGTGGGCGCGGCTGCTGCGCTGGGCATTGCCACTCTGGCTGTGAAGCGG CTCATTGACAAAGCCACCAGCCCAAGGGACGAGGAGGATGAAACCAAGGGCAATACCACTTGCCTGGAGGATGGCTGGAAGGAGCTGAGCCTGCTCAAGGCCATGCCGcgtccccagccccagcccccaccTGCTGCCCTGAGCCAGCCTGTGTCCACCCCAGCCCTCTCACCCACTGTCCCAG AGGGGCCTGGAGACAGTGGTTCCCGAACGCCACCTCAGCACAGCTCCCCAGCACCGTTGTGCCTGACCTTCCAGGAGAAGCTGCTGGCATTCGAGCGGGAGCACGTGGTCATCCCAGCAGTCGATgtggctgtggcccagcagctgGCTTGCGATGTCAGCCTCGAGCTTCAGGCCTTCCTGCGGAGCAAGTTCCTAGAACTGCCCTTTGGGGCCCTGGAGCCTGGTGGGCCACTCTTTGATGGGCTGCAGGCCAGTGGCACTGACCCTGTGCGCCTCCTGGTGCCACTTCGACTGGAGCCAGAACTGTGGGGCCTGGTGCCGGGGGCTGACACTGTGGCTCAGGATGCTCGCTGCTGGGCTGTGCGCCGGACCCAGCTGGAGTTTCGGCCCCGTGGGAGCAGCCCCTGGGACCGCTTCCTGGTGGGCGGCTACCTGTGTGCCCAGCTCCTGCTGGAGCTGCTCCACAAGGCGCTGGCCACCTCCGTCAACTGGCCGGCCATCAGCAGCCTTCTTGGGTGCCTGGTACAGCCCAGTGTGACCTCTGAGGAGCTGCTGCTCGAGGTGCGCCAGGAGCACTTGGAGCTCACTATTGCTGTGCTTCCTGCTGTGGTCGGCACCGTTGCCAATGACCACGTCCTCCTGGCCTGGCCCCTAGAGGGACTGGCCGGGAACCTCTGGCTGCAGGACTTCTACCAGGCTGAGGCCGCCAGGCTGCGGGCCCTGGATGACCGAGATGCCGGCACCCGTCAGCGGCTTCTGCGGCTGCTGTGTAGTATCTGCTGCCGTCATCCTGTCCTGGGGCGGCTGGGCCGGGGCCACCTCACCCAGGTGGTTCTGCGCCtgggggaagaagaggaggacTGGGCCGAGACAGCCCTGGGGTCGCGCTTCCTGCAAGCCCTGGAGGAGCTCATTGGAAGCCTCGAGCAGGCCAGCCTGCTGTGCCACTTCAACCCCAGTGTGAACCTCTTTGGCGACCTGTGTGAGGAGGAGATTAACAGCATTGGCTATGCGCTGTACAGCGGCCTGCAGGCCCCCGAGTGGCTGCTCTGGGGCGGTGTGGCCAGCCCAGGCCCTGATGCTGGTGCACTGTGCACACCTCCTTCTCAGGGTTTCAGAGAGTACTTTTCTCTTGCATTCAGCTAG
- the MIEF2 gene encoding mitochondrial dynamics protein MID49 isoform X1 — MSTSPTVCVSLASHSYRLTMAEFSQKRGKRQDDAVLGSAVDFLLANARLVLGVGAAAALGIATLAVKRLIDKATSPRDEEDETKGNTTCLEDGWKELSLLKAMPRPQPQPPPAALSQPVSTPALSPTVPEGPGDSGSRTPPQHSSPAPLCLTFQEKLLAFEREHVVIPAVDVAVAQQLACDVSLELQAFLRSKFLELPFGALEPGGPLFDGLQASGTDPVRLLVPLRLEPELWGLVPGADTVAQDARCWAVRRTQLEFRPRGSSPWDRFLVGGYLCAQLLLELLHKALATSVNWPAISSLLGCLVQPSVTSEELLLEVRQEHLELTIAVLPAVVGTVANDHVLLAWPLEGLAGNLWLQDFYQAEAARLRALDDRDAGTRQRLLRLLCSICCRHPVLGRLGRGHLTQVVLRLGEEEEDWAETALGSRFLQALEELIGSLEQASLLCHFNPSVNLFGDLCEEEINSIGYALYSGLQAPEWLLWGGVASPGPDAGALCTPPSQGFREYFSLAFS, encoded by the exons ATGTCCACATCCCCCACTGTGTGT GTGAGCCTGGCTTCCCACTCCTACAGGCTGACCATGGCGGAGTTCTCTCAGAAGCGAGGGAAGCGACAAGATGATGCTGTGCTGGGCAGTGCCGTGGACTTCCTGCTGGCCAATGCCCGCCTGGTGTTGGGCGTGGGCGCGGCTGCTGCGCTGGGCATTGCCACTCTGGCTGTGAAGCGG CTCATTGACAAAGCCACCAGCCCAAGGGACGAGGAGGATGAAACCAAGGGCAATACCACTTGCCTGGAGGATGGCTGGAAGGAGCTGAGCCTGCTCAAGGCCATGCCGcgtccccagccccagcccccaccTGCTGCCCTGAGCCAGCCTGTGTCCACCCCAGCCCTCTCACCCACTGTCCCAG AGGGGCCTGGAGACAGTGGTTCCCGAACGCCACCTCAGCACAGCTCCCCAGCACCGTTGTGCCTGACCTTCCAGGAGAAGCTGCTGGCATTCGAGCGGGAGCACGTGGTCATCCCAGCAGTCGATgtggctgtggcccagcagctgGCTTGCGATGTCAGCCTCGAGCTTCAGGCCTTCCTGCGGAGCAAGTTCCTAGAACTGCCCTTTGGGGCCCTGGAGCCTGGTGGGCCACTCTTTGATGGGCTGCAGGCCAGTGGCACTGACCCTGTGCGCCTCCTGGTGCCACTTCGACTGGAGCCAGAACTGTGGGGCCTGGTGCCGGGGGCTGACACTGTGGCTCAGGATGCTCGCTGCTGGGCTGTGCGCCGGACCCAGCTGGAGTTTCGGCCCCGTGGGAGCAGCCCCTGGGACCGCTTCCTGGTGGGCGGCTACCTGTGTGCCCAGCTCCTGCTGGAGCTGCTCCACAAGGCGCTGGCCACCTCCGTCAACTGGCCGGCCATCAGCAGCCTTCTTGGGTGCCTGGTACAGCCCAGTGTGACCTCTGAGGAGCTGCTGCTCGAGGTGCGCCAGGAGCACTTGGAGCTCACTATTGCTGTGCTTCCTGCTGTGGTCGGCACCGTTGCCAATGACCACGTCCTCCTGGCCTGGCCCCTAGAGGGACTGGCCGGGAACCTCTGGCTGCAGGACTTCTACCAGGCTGAGGCCGCCAGGCTGCGGGCCCTGGATGACCGAGATGCCGGCACCCGTCAGCGGCTTCTGCGGCTGCTGTGTAGTATCTGCTGCCGTCATCCTGTCCTGGGGCGGCTGGGCCGGGGCCACCTCACCCAGGTGGTTCTGCGCCtgggggaagaagaggaggacTGGGCCGAGACAGCCCTGGGGTCGCGCTTCCTGCAAGCCCTGGAGGAGCTCATTGGAAGCCTCGAGCAGGCCAGCCTGCTGTGCCACTTCAACCCCAGTGTGAACCTCTTTGGCGACCTGTGTGAGGAGGAGATTAACAGCATTGGCTATGCGCTGTACAGCGGCCTGCAGGCCCCCGAGTGGCTGCTCTGGGGCGGTGTGGCCAGCCCAGGCCCTGATGCTGGTGCACTGTGCACACCTCCTTCTCAGGGTTTCAGAGAGTACTTTTCTCTTGCATTCAGCTAG